One window of the Oncorhynchus mykiss isolate Arlee chromosome 5, USDA_OmykA_1.1, whole genome shotgun sequence genome contains the following:
- the LOC110524188 gene encoding ceramide synthase 1 isoform X2 has translation MPESAWKLVFYTMSWSYSTYLLFFTNYTFFHDPPSAFYDWKSGMTVPTDIAIAYLIQGSFYGHSIYATVYMDDWRKDSTVMVVHHVVTLALITFSYAFRFHNIGLLVLFLHDINDIQLEFTKLNVYFKTRGGDYYLIHDILSNMGSVSFSITWFWFRLYWFPLKVLYATCVSSLQSVPNIPFYFFFNSLLLTLLCMNIYWFLFIVAFVAKVLTGQMKDVKDLREYEGEEGAQRAAALLAAQQRLQSEDAGHLNNSAEGKHVQNGITKEKHL, from the exons ATGCCAGAGAGCGCGTGGAAGCTGGTCTTCTACACCATGTCCTGGTCCTACAGCACCTACCTGCTCTTCTTCACCAACTACACCTTCTTCCACGACCCGCCCTCCGCATTCTATG ACTGGAAGAGTGGCATGACGGTGCCCACGGACATCGCCATCGCCTACCTGATCCAGGGCAGTTTCTACGGACACTCCATCTATGCCACGGTCTACATGGATGACTGGAGGAAGGATTCAACCGTCATGGTGGTGCACCACGTTGTCACTCTGGCCCTCATCACCTTCTCCTACGCTTTCAG ATTCCACAACATTGGGTTACTGGTGCTGTTCCTCCACGACATCAATGACATCCAGCTGGAGTTCACCAAGCTCAACGTCTACTTCAAGACCCGGGGAGGGGACTACTACCTCATCCACGACATCTTGTCCAACATGGGCTCTGTCAGCTTCAGCATCacctg GTTTTGGTTCCGTCTCTACTGGTTCCCTCTGAAGGTTCTGTACGCCACCTGTGTGTCCAGCCTCCAGTCCGTCCCAAACATACCCTTCTATTTCTTTTTCAACAGCCTCCTCTTGACACTCCTCTGCATGAATATCTACTGGTTTTTG TTCATAGTGGCGTTTGTAGCGAAGGTCCTGACGGGGCAGATGAAGGATGTGAAAGACCTGAGGGAGTACGAGGGTGAGGAGGGAGCTCAGAGGGCTGCAGCCCTGCTCGCGGCCCAGCAGCGGCTGCAGAGTGAAGATGCAGGACATCTCAACAACTCTGCTGAAGG GAAACACGTGCAGAACGGGATCACCAAGGAGAAGCATCTGTAG